One window of Flavobacteriales bacterium genomic DNA carries:
- a CDS encoding gliding motility-associated C-terminal domain-containing protein — MRKLLFSVVLIITQVIAYAQGPGCPDIIAPPDVTLPCTQACTTLTATPFHVGNTSTYTVASIPYAPILPYNQAGGNTIVVGGDDVYSSVINLPFPFCFYGNSYTQCVVGSNGNICFNPALANGYCPWSFSANCPNAALPLNSIFGIYMDLYSAICGTVKWHLIGAAPCRILVVNFYEVCQYSCTSSSKTTSQMVLYETTNVIEVYTEKKQICSWNGGRAIIGIQNNTGATGMAAPGRNSTPTWTPAVPGEGWRFTPNGAPIYNVTWWQGATQIGTGNSVTVCPTAASTTYTARATYTRCDGLVIVENDDVVVNLSALNQPTVTPTAETCAGYNNGSVIIDNAVGAGPYTVTITGPANPPAVTEPNTVGGTAVFNNLPDGTYTYNVVSANGCTATGTFSINPGPPCCSVTAAGTNVTCNGGSTGTVSANPTGQAGFTYNWNTTPAQTGQTAVNVPAGTYTVTMTDASGCVATATTTITQPTAITATLSQTNVTCNGLCNGTITVNGATGGTGAIQYSINGGAFQAGNSFSGLCAGAYTVVVRDANNCTLTLNATITQPAALVASQQSVTPATCGANNGSLTATQTGGTSPFTYSLNGGAAQASATFNSLAPGTYTVTVSDANSCTSTVSITVLNQPSPVASIGSQTNVSCAGGVNGQVIINATGGTGGLQYDLNPGPGPQASNTFSGLSAGSYTVVVSDANNCTTSVPVTITSPTQLTFTQTHTNALCNGQCNGSITVTANNATPPYEYSSNGGLTFQASNILGSLCAGTSNVVVRDANGCLANQNVVITQPAPLAATYNSTNPICNGSCDGTITVATSTGGTPAYQFSLDGAAFTSSTNFSALCGGVHNLIIQDANGCQTLGTVNLINPPGYNLDTVYTVESNCGFNNAAFQVVATGGNAPYTYNNVTAGMTDPNGEFLNITSGAYQVIATDALGCQESIFVGISDVEMDGQLNNVTDALCPGSCDGTVSTIATGGFGTISYDLDNGGLAQFGSGDFNGLCEGSHAVVMTDQGSCLYVVTFTVNDPDPIVYSTTTSAASCAGGITGSITFSAPTGGTAPYQYSVDNGATFQASNVFNGLAAGTYNLMVQDANNCLQSGTATISEPTPVTFTSSHTDLTCFGNNSGTMILVASGGTTPYQYSINGGTTYSATFSYFGLAANTYNISIQDGAGCITTGTVTIAQPAVLTASYTTTPTLCNGSCDGTITVDPNGGTAPYLFSSNNGVVFQTDSLLTGLCVGSYQVQIKDANNCLVGASQTITEPTAVTYTVAITPSTCGNPNGAITITANGGTGTFQYSIDNGTTFQASNTFTGLAAGNYTVVVEDGNACSETSVEVVPNQSNPSITSLFTTDVNCNAACDGQIDVTASGGTGALNFDIGGAAQLSGTFAAVCANTYTVTVTDANGCTDSQSVTIAEPTALTLNATGTDLLCNNDNSGSISLAANGGVTPYLYSYDNGATFSSLTTQSNLAAGTYTVFVQDNHSCQTPAALTINEPAALTVASQTSTDATCFDACDGTASVTPTGGTSSGLYTYGWSGGVGGPAQSAVAGLCAGTYTVDITDDNACVLSTVFNILQPAQVVINNFVSTDPLCAGSCDGTITVSAGANVTGYSIDNGATFQASPSFTGLCAGVYDVVAQDANGCTNTQTITLNDPTPVVLDPIADITVCSGHSGVLSSTVSGGAAPYNVVWNTGDTAQFYTVSATVQTTFTATAYDQNGCASQPQTATVNVIPNFIPTTSGDVNVCPGSPATITASATLGVPNYLFIWFYENDTLVDSPTLTFVPSAPTTVMLVAEDACPNQDTIYINVGFNTIPTPTMTPNPSSGCAPLTVDFTNTTPPAMLGADCSWSFGDGNSAVGCGAQTNTYTTPGCYDVTMTVTSPEGCIGTATFTDAVCVYGDPIADFSWNPTQPTIINSVVNFQDESIDGGTYSWDFAGLGTSSQQNPSFNFLNVSPGDYEVCLTVTSPHGCVDDTCKFVTIYDVFTLYVPNSFTPDGDGINDVFLPIISGADLDPDHFELMIFNRWGELIVSTHSMTAGWDGTYKGVMSKQDVYVWKIRARDALEGIDKEFVGHVTLLVE, encoded by the coding sequence ATGCGTAAACTTCTCTTCTCTGTTGTCCTTATAATCACACAAGTGATTGCCTATGCTCAAGGCCCCGGTTGTCCTGACATTATTGCTCCGCCGGACGTTACTTTGCCTTGTACCCAAGCTTGTACAACGTTAACCGCCACTCCTTTCCATGTGGGAAATACGTCAACATATACTGTTGCCAGTATTCCGTATGCTCCCATTTTGCCCTACAATCAGGCAGGTGGTAATACAATCGTTGTGGGTGGAGATGATGTTTACAGTTCGGTAATTAATTTGCCTTTTCCTTTTTGTTTTTATGGTAACTCTTATACGCAATGTGTAGTTGGTTCTAACGGAAATATTTGTTTTAATCCGGCTTTAGCAAATGGATATTGTCCGTGGTCATTCTCGGCAAACTGTCCGAATGCAGCACTTCCGCTAAATTCCATTTTCGGGATTTATATGGACTTATATTCGGCAATTTGTGGAACGGTTAAATGGCATTTAATTGGAGCAGCTCCTTGTCGTATTCTGGTAGTTAATTTTTATGAAGTTTGTCAATATAGCTGTACTTCAAGTTCAAAAACAACATCTCAAATGGTGTTGTATGAAACTACCAATGTAATTGAAGTTTATACTGAGAAAAAACAAATCTGTTCCTGGAATGGAGGTCGCGCTATTATCGGGATTCAAAATAATACCGGAGCAACTGGAATGGCTGCACCCGGAAGAAATTCAACACCAACCTGGACGCCTGCTGTTCCTGGTGAAGGATGGAGATTTACTCCTAACGGAGCTCCCATTTATAACGTAACATGGTGGCAGGGTGCTACACAAATTGGAACAGGTAACTCCGTTACTGTTTGTCCAACCGCAGCATCTACTACGTATACCGCACGTGCAACTTATACTCGTTGTGATGGTTTAGTCATTGTTGAGAATGATGATGTGGTGGTGAATCTATCTGCATTAAATCAACCCACCGTTACTCCAACAGCAGAAACGTGCGCAGGATACAATAATGGTTCTGTGATTATCGACAATGCAGTTGGTGCAGGTCCGTATACCGTTACCATTACCGGTCCCGCAAATCCGCCTGCAGTTACCGAACCTAACACCGTTGGTGGAACTGCCGTATTTAATAATCTTCCTGATGGAACCTATACCTACAATGTAGTAAGTGCAAATGGTTGTACTGCTACGGGAACATTTAGTATTAATCCAGGACCTCCGTGTTGTAGTGTTACTGCAGCAGGAACCAACGTAACATGTAATGGAGGTTCAACCGGAACAGTTAGTGCAAATCCAACAGGACAAGCTGGTTTTACGTATAACTGGAATACTACCCCTGCTCAAACCGGACAAACAGCTGTAAATGTTCCTGCTGGTACCTATACTGTAACCATGACGGATGCATCAGGTTGTGTAGCTACTGCAACAACTACCATTACTCAACCAACAGCTATCACTGCAACATTATCTCAAACAAACGTTACATGTAATGGACTCTGCAACGGAACCATCACCGTTAACGGTGCAACAGGTGGAACAGGTGCAATTCAATATTCTATTAATGGAGGCGCATTTCAGGCAGGAAATTCATTTAGCGGATTGTGTGCAGGTGCATATACTGTAGTAGTGCGCGATGCCAATAACTGTACACTCACATTAAATGCAACCATTACTCAGCCTGCAGCTTTAGTTGCATCTCAGCAAAGTGTAACACCTGCAACCTGTGGTGCAAACAATGGTTCATTAACAGCAACACAAACCGGAGGAACTTCTCCTTTTACTTATTCATTAAATGGTGGAGCTGCTCAAGCTTCTGCAACATTTAATTCTTTAGCGCCCGGTACCTATACCGTAACCGTAAGCGATGCGAATTCATGTACATCTACTGTTTCAATTACGGTATTAAATCAGCCAAGTCCGGTTGCTTCTATCGGATCGCAAACCAATGTTAGTTGTGCAGGTGGTGTAAACGGACAAGTAATTATTAATGCAACTGGTGGTACAGGTGGATTGCAGTACGATTTAAATCCGGGTCCTGGTCCGCAAGCTTCCAATACCTTCAGCGGATTATCTGCCGGTTCTTATACTGTAGTAGTTTCTGACGCGAATAACTGTACTACATCCGTACCGGTTACCATTACTTCACCAACGCAATTAACATTTACGCAAACACATACCAATGCATTATGTAACGGTCAATGCAACGGTTCAATTACTGTAACAGCAAACAATGCAACTCCTCCATATGAGTATTCATCAAATGGTGGATTAACATTCCAGGCTTCGAATATATTAGGTAGTCTCTGTGCAGGAACTTCGAACGTAGTAGTTAGAGATGCAAATGGATGTTTGGCAAACCAAAACGTGGTGATCACTCAGCCTGCTCCTTTAGCTGCAACTTATAATAGTACCAACCCCATTTGTAATGGAAGTTGCGATGGAACAATTACAGTTGCAACTTCTACAGGAGGAACACCCGCTTATCAGTTTTCTTTGGATGGCGCTGCATTTACATCTTCCACCAACTTCAGTGCACTTTGCGGAGGCGTTCACAATTTAATTATTCAGGATGCGAATGGATGTCAAACCCTAGGCACAGTAAACCTGATTAATCCTCCGGGTTATAATTTAGATACTGTATATACGGTTGAATCGAATTGCGGATTTAATAATGCTGCTTTCCAGGTTGTAGCTACAGGTGGTAATGCTCCTTATACCTACAATAATGTTACTGCAGGTATGACCGATCCCAATGGTGAATTCTTAAATATTACTTCGGGTGCCTATCAGGTGATCGCTACAGATGCATTAGGATGTCAGGAATCGATTTTCGTTGGAATCAGCGACGTGGAAATGGATGGACAATTAAACAACGTAACCGATGCATTATGTCCAGGTTCTTGTGATGGTACCGTTTCAACCATTGCTACCGGTGGATTCGGAACCATCTCCTACGATTTGGATAATGGTGGATTAGCACAATTTGGTTCAGGTGATTTTAACGGATTATGTGAAGGATCGCATGCGGTTGTAATGACCGACCAGGGATCGTGTTTGTATGTTGTTACATTTACAGTAAACGATCCGGATCCGATAGTATATTCCACTACCACTTCTGCTGCATCATGTGCAGGCGGTATTACAGGATCCATCACGTTCAGTGCTCCAACAGGAGGAACTGCACCTTATCAATACAGTGTTGACAATGGTGCAACTTTCCAGGCTTCGAATGTATTTAACGGACTTGCTGCTGGAACATACAATTTGATGGTACAAGATGCCAACAACTGTTTGCAGAGTGGAACAGCTACCATTTCTGAACCGACACCGGTAACCTTCACCAGTAGTCACACCGACTTAACTTGTTTCGGTAATAACTCCGGTACGATGATATTGGTAGCATCAGGAGGAACTACTCCATATCAATACAGTATTAACGGAGGTACAACTTATAGCGCTACATTCTCTTATTTTGGATTAGCAGCCAATACCTATAACATCTCAATTCAAGATGGTGCTGGTTGTATTACCACCGGTACAGTAACCATTGCGCAACCTGCAGTATTAACGGCCAGCTATACCACTACACCAACCTTGTGTAACGGTTCTTGCGACGGTACCATTACAGTGGATCCAAACGGAGGAACTGCTCCATATTTATTCTCATCGAATAATGGTGTGGTATTCCAAACCGATTCATTGTTAACCGGACTTTGCGTTGGTTCTTATCAGGTACAAATTAAAGATGCGAATAACTGTTTGGTTGGAGCGTCACAAACAATTACCGAACCAACTGCAGTAACTTATACCGTTGCCATTACTCCTTCCACTTGCGGAAATCCAAATGGTGCAATCACCATCACCGCAAACGGTGGTACTGGCACATTCCAGTATAGTATTGATAATGGAACTACCTTCCAGGCTTCAAATACATTCACAGGTTTAGCTGCCGGCAATTACACCGTTGTAGTTGAAGATGGTAATGCATGTAGTGAAACATCTGTTGAGGTTGTGCCGAATCAAAGTAATCCAAGTATTACATCATTATTCACCACTGATGTAAATTGTAATGCAGCTTGCGATGGACAAATTGATGTAACAGCTTCCGGCGGAACAGGTGCATTGAATTTCGATATTGGAGGTGCTGCTCAACTTTCAGGAACCTTTGCTGCAGTATGCGCCAACACGTATACAGTTACTGTAACAGATGCAAATGGGTGTACCGATTCGCAATCGGTTACCATTGCAGAACCAACTGCATTAACTTTAAATGCAACAGGTACAGATTTACTGTGTAACAATGATAATAGCGGATCCATTTCTCTTGCTGCTAATGGAGGTGTTACGCCTTATTTATACAGTTACGATAATGGTGCAACATTTAGTTCCTTAACAACACAATCGAATCTTGCTGCTGGAACTTATACGGTGTTCGTTCAGGATAATCATTCTTGTCAAACCCCTGCAGCACTCACCATCAATGAGCCAGCTGCATTAACAGTTGCATCACAAACTTCAACAGATGCAACATGTTTTGACGCATGCGACGGAACTGCTTCTGTAACTCCAACAGGTGGTACATCTTCAGGCTTGTACACTTATGGATGGAGTGGAGGCGTGGGTGGTCCTGCTCAAAGTGCTGTTGCAGGATTATGTGCAGGAACTTACACAGTAGATATCACTGATGATAATGCGTGTGTGCTAAGCACTGTATTTAATATTCTTCAACCTGCACAAGTTGTGATCAATAACTTCGTATCAACAGATCCTCTTTGTGCCGGTTCTTGTGATGGAACAATTACGGTTTCAGCAGGAGCAAATGTTACCGGATACAGCATCGATAACGGAGCAACATTCCAGGCATCTCCTTCCTTTACCGGATTATGCGCAGGTGTATACGATGTAGTTGCACAAGATGCGAATGGTTGTACCAATACACAAACCATTACCTTGAATGATCCAACACCGGTTGTACTGGATCCAATTGCCGATATTACCGTGTGCTCTGGTCACTCCGGTGTTCTTAGCTCAACCGTAAGTGGTGGCGCTGCTCCTTATAATGTGGTTTGGAATACGGGCGATACCGCACAATTCTATACGGTTTCTGCTACCGTTCAAACAACATTTACTGCAACCGCATACGATCAGAATGGATGTGCTTCTCAGCCGCAAACAGCAACGGTAAACGTTATTCCGAACTTTATTCCTACCACCTCCGGTGATGTGAATGTATGTCCGGGATCTCCTGCAACCATTACTGCAAGTGCAACTCTGGGTGTACCAAACTATCTCTTTATCTGGTTCTATGAAAACGATACATTGGTAGATTCACCAACGCTTACGTTTGTCCCTTCTGCTCCAACAACAGTTATGCTGGTAGCCGAAGATGCTTGTCCGAATCAGGATACGATCTATATCAATGTTGGATTCAATACTATTCCAACTCCAACCATGACGCCTAATCCTTCTTCTGGATGTGCTCCGCTTACGGTTGATTTCACCAATACAACTCCGCCTGCCATGTTAGGTGCAGATTGTTCCTGGAGTTTTGGAGATGGAAATTCGGCAGTGGGTTGTGGTGCGCAAACCAATACCTATACCACACCGGGATGTTATGATGTAACCATGACAGTAACATCACCCGAAGGGTGTATTGGTACGGCTACATTTACAGATGCAGTTTGTGTGTATGGCGATCCGATTGCAGATTTCTCATGGAATCCAACTCAACCTACCATTATCAATAGCGTTGTAAACTTCCAGGATGAGTCGATTGACGGAGGAACTTACAGTTGGGATTTTGCAGGATTAGGAACTTCTTCGCAACAAAATCCAAGCTTTAATTTCTTAAATGTATCACCGGGTGATTATG